The Cucumis melo cultivar AY chromosome 5, USDA_Cmelo_AY_1.0, whole genome shotgun sequence genome has a segment encoding these proteins:
- the LOC103496681 gene encoding cucumber peeling cupredoxin-like — translation MAVKSMFAAVLVVVLAMVSPPQRAAAATHNVGDSLGWTIPPSPTTYSDWASTKTFLVGDTLFFNFTTGQHDVTEVTKAGLDSCSGTNPISAMRTGPASIKLSAAGTRHFICSIPTHCSFGQQLTVTVRSQSSSPPTTAPSPSPKSSAPVSPTPSPRTARPPKASPPTTTPPPETAETPTPTSNNIAPSTPTPTAAPPPPNSGNSVGGFGLFFTAGLAIVVGLIY, via the exons ATGGCGGTGAAATCGATGTTCGCGGCGGTGCTTGTGGTGGTACTGGCCATGGTTTCTCCTCCGCAGAGAGCGGCAGCCGCCACTCACAACGTCGGCGATTCGCTTGGCTGGACCATCCCTCCCTCTCCTACTACTTACTCCGATTGGGCCTCAACTAAAACGTTTCTAGTCGGCGACACTCTCT TTTTCAATTTCACCACCGGACAGCACGACGTGACGGAAGTGACGAAGGCCGGATTAGACTCCTGCAGCGGCACCAACCCCATCTCCGCCATGAGAACCGGCCCGGCGAGTATTAAACTCTCGGCGGCCGGCACCCGTCACTTCATTTGCTCAATCCCCACACACTGTAGCTTCGGCCAGCAGCTCACCGTCACCGTCCGATCACAATCTTCTTCACCGCCGACCACCGCCCCTTCACCCTCCCCGAAATCCAGCGCTCCCGTTTCTCCAACGCCGTCGCCACGCACCGCCCGGCCACCGAAAGCCTCTCCTCCGACCACTACCCCTCCGCCGGAAACCGCCGAGACGCCGACGCCGACGTCGAATAACATCGCTCCTTCAACTCCGACGCCAACCGCTGCCCCTCCGCCGCCTAACTCCGGCAACTCGGTCGGCGGTTTTGGCCTCTTTTTCACCGCCGGTTTGGCGATTGTGGTTGGTTTGATTTACTAG
- the LOC103496690 gene encoding uclacyanin-3-like, whose protein sequence is MAVVFNRTAILLLLVAASFCRSSSAATYTVGDALGWTVPPNPTIYSHWASTKTFVVGDILVFNFASGRHDVTEVTKSASDSCNSTNPISVANNSPARITLTSAGDHHFICSFPGHCSNGQTLSITVRSTSSSPAPQPSSRPSPSPSPSLAPEPSSSTPSPSPSPSSTPSSSPVPSPAPSREPMTYVVGDSFGWNVPTSPNFYDSWAQGKTFVVGDVLEFNFAIQRHDVAKVTKDNYDSCSGQSPISFSTSPPVKITLSEPGEHFFICTFAGHCSVGQKLAINVTDGTATPPSSIALPPSDTVPSTPSPTTAPPPPPNAAASLQASAFFATLLAVAVALIN, encoded by the exons ATGGCCGTCGTGTTTAATCGGACTGCCATTCTCCTCCTTCTCGTTGCCGCTTCTTTTTGTCGGAGCTCCTCCGCCGCCACTTATACCGTCGGCGACGCCTTGGGTTGGACTGTCCCGCCCAATCCGACCATCTACTCCCATTGGGCTTCTACAAAAACTTTTGTGGTCGGAGACATCCTTG TTTTCAACTTTGCAAGCGGACGACACGACGTAACAGAAGTGACAAAAAGTGCTTCCGATTCTTGCAATAGCACCAACCCCATCTCCGTGGCGAACAACAGTCCGGCGAGGATCACACTCACTTCTGCCGGCGACCACCACTTCATCTGCTCCTTCCCCGGCCATTGCAGCAATGGCCAAACGTTGTCCATCACCGTTAGATCAACATCATCTTCTCCCGCACCGCAACCTAGTTCTCGGCCGTCaccctctccctctccctctctcgCCCCCGAGCCCTCCTCTTCCACTCCATCGCCTTCTCCGTCACCTAGTTCTACTCCATCGTCGTCACCTGTTCCATCGCCCGCTCCATCTCGAGAACCCATGACGTACGTCGTCGGAGACTCGTTTGGATGGAACGTCCCTACAAGCCCCAACTTCTATGACTCCTGGGCTCAGGGCAAAACCTTCGTCGTCGGAGATGTTCTTG AATTCAACTTCGCGATTCAAAGACACGACGTGGCGAAGGTCACAAAGGACAATTACGACAGCTGCAGCGGTCAATCCCCGATCTCTTTTTCCACCAGCCCACCAGTCAAAATCACTCTCTCCGAGCCCGGGGAGCATTTCTTCATCTGCACATTCGCTGGCCACTGCAGTGTGGGTCAGAAACTCGCCATCAACGTCACCGACGGTACCGCCACACCTCCGTCCTCAATTGCTTTGCCTCCATCTGACACCGTCCCTTCAACTCCGTCTCCGACCACCGCTCCTCCTCCACCTCCCAACGCTGCCGCATCGCTCCAAGCCTCCGCCTTCTTCGCCACTCTTCTCGCCGTCGCCGTGgcgttaattaattaa